Genomic segment of bacterium:
CGGGTCGACGAGATGGCCTGGGCCGAACTGCGCAGCCCCGTCGCCCGGGTGAACGTCGGCCTCGGCCAGGTGGAGACGCCCCTCGTGCAGGGCGGCGCCACCCTCACCTGGGGCGTCGCCGACATCGACGCGGCGCGCGCCGCCCTCGAGGCCCGCGACGTGCGCTTCGACGGCGAAACCCAGACCATCCCGGAGATGGTGCGCCTGGCGACGTTCTTCGATCCGGACGGCAACCGGCACATGCTCTATCAGGATCTGAGCGCGGGCGGGTCGGCGTGACGCGGCGAATGGGGTTCCTCGTGGCGCTCGCCGTGGCGGCGTTGCTGACGGGGGCCGCGGCCGGTGCCGCGGCCGCCGCCCAGCCCGACGACCTGGCCGACCTGGCCTGGCTCGCAGGCGCCTGGCGGGCCGACGCGTTCGGCGGCGTGGCCGAGGAGATCTGGCTGCCCGCCCGGGGCGACGCCATGCACGCCGTCTTCCGCCACGTGAAGGACGGGCGCGTCACCTTCACCGAGTACATCCAGGTGCTCGCCGCCGACGGTCGGCTCACCATGACGTTCAATCACTTCCGGCCGGACTACAGCACGTGGGAAGGCGCCGGGCCGCCCATGACCCTGACCCTCGCCGAGTCGTCGGCCGGCCACGCGCGCTTCGTCCGCGCCAACGACGTCAGCCCGGACGAGATCGTCTACACGCTGGTGGGCGAGGAACTGCACGTGACGGTGACGGGGGTGGATGAACCGCTGGTTTTCCGGCGGTAGGCGCCGACCCGGTCACTTCAGCTCGTAGGCCAGCACCGCCTCGAGCAGCGGATCCCGCCCCGCCAGGAAATCCGCCCAGCTCACCTCGGCCGGGATGTCCGGCATCAGGGCCGGCGACGTGTCCCGCGAGGCCCGCACGATCTTGGTCGAGGTCGCGTACCCGATGCCCGTTCCCGGCAGGGTGAACACGCCCACCTGCCCGGGGTGCACCGGCGCCATGCCCGTCGGCTCGCCCACGACCACCGCGCCGCACAGGGTGCGCATGGCGTCGGCGTCGTACACGGCGGCCGAGAAGGTGCGGCGGCCGACGATGACGAAGGCCTGGCCCACGCGGCCGTCGGTGAGGCGGGCCGCCAGGTCGCGGAAGACCCCGTTGATCTGGTTCTGGCCGCCGCTGTTGTGACGCACGTCCAGGACGAAGCGGTCGATCGGGTTGGCGTTCAGCGCCTCGAAGAGGGCGACGCCGAACTGGCGCAGCGGGCGCTCCGGGTCGTCCCGGGCCTGGTCGTACTTGAAGTACAGCGTGCGCGAGTCGGGCAGGTACTCGAACCAGTAGCTGCCGCCGCGGCGGCGCGACAGGGGCCGCTGGCCCTCGGGCGGACCGGCGACGACCCACTCGCCGTCGGTCGGGGTCGCGAGGCTCGCCGTGGCGGTCCGCTCGGTGCCGTCGTCGTGCACCACCGTGAAGGTCAGGGCGTCCGGCAGCCGCGCCATGCCGAGCTGGTGCAGGGCCCCCACGTTGATCAGCCAGGAAGGCGCCTGCTCCCGGAACCAGTTCTCGTGGGTGCGGGCGATCTGGGGATCGATGGCCGCCAGCACATCGGCGACCGGGTGGCCGTCGATGGCCGACAGGCGCCCGCCCACCAGCGACGCCAGCGCGGGCGGGCCCGCGACCACCCGCACCTCGCTCCCGAAGAAGCGCAGCGACAGGGGCAGACGCACCAGGCCGCCTTCCGGCAGCTCGGTCGCCGTGTGGGGATCGCCCAGACGGCAGGTCAGGGCGCGCAGTTGCCAGGCCAGCGCCGTGTCGTCGGGACCGTCCGGACGCGCGGCCGCGGCGGCGATCCCGGCCAGTCCGGCGCGGAAGTCGGCGCGCGACAGGTGGGCCCAGGGGTCGGGATGGCCGAACTCGACCAGCTCGCCCAGGTAGTCCAGATCCTGCGCCCAGCGTTCGGCGCGCGGCGCGTCGATGGCGGGCGCCGGCGGCGTCAGGCGCTCGAGCCGCATGTCGTCCACGT
This window contains:
- a CDS encoding VOC family protein, with the protein product MQCADLDASLAWYQDVLGFELLYRVDEMAWAELRSPVARVNVGLGQVETPLVQGGATLTWGVADIDAARAALEARDVRFDGETQTIPEMVRLATFFDPDGNRHMLYQDLSAGGSA